tttgtacGCTATGCAATGATTTTTATGAGAATCTAATTGAAGAAATCTAGTACCAACATGTTCTGACTCCTCGAGTCTCATCATTTTAAAAGCTAGCTACCACACTTTTTACTAGAAACGTACTGACGTACTGCGAGTCTGTGGACACTTAGATTTTTCCCGTTATACTACGATACTCAGTGTCTAGTAGACTAGTGCGTAGATTGATATAAATGATTCTGGTTAGTGTTTTCACTTACATGACAATCTTTAGTCCTTGTCATGCTTAATCTTTTTCTAAATTTGGTTCTTTGttttttccattatttttattgtatatagGTGACTTTAAAATGGATTTGCTTTTGGTACTTTCTTTGAGTGACGTTGAAGTCTTCCCTAAAATTCAGAACGCGACGCTGGACTGTTATGATTCCACataactaattatataatatagagGCACCACATGGCATACAGCATACGCAACATACTCACATGACTCCATAAATCTTTATACGTGCTTGCTTTTACTTATCCTTTTTATAATGTATAACATGGGGATGGCTAACAATGTCTAATGCTCACAAACATTGACAAATAGAATAGTGTAAAAAAAATCGGATCAGACGGCCGTTTGTACAACATCTAGGTATTAGGCGTTTACTAATGCATCTCATGTTTATCCTGAGAAGTGAGAACATATGTATATGCTGTAAACGTAGATATCCACATGTAGATAAACGTTAAGGGATACAAATTAAGTTGTATATATAGTGATTAGTGAATGATTATTCATACTAGTACTGTTTCGCGTTTTAACGTCAACTAAATAATAATACTACAATGTAATTTGTGATACTGCATGAAAGAAGAGGTGGTATAGCTTTCTTTTTGTAcgataaacaaaaatatatttacttgaatATTATACATTTCAAGTACAGTCCGTGGACCTTTGCCTATATCTATCacgataaaatatttaatgttgGCTAAGAGACTAAGAGATGACTGTTTATATATCATACTAAATTTCTCCCACTTGCTAGTTAGGTTTGCATGAGAACGCATGTGACGAACACCTCAATCTGCGCcccattttctttatttttgagcAATTTTCCTTTGGTTAAGGCAATAATACTTATATAAACTACTTTTGTGCTGTGCACATTTGTATTTTTCCCTCTATTTTTACTATGTATATATCAGAGGATAATAAAAGCATCCGATTTCCTCGAATATTGTCAGAATATAAAACgcgaaagaaaataaaattcggGGAATAGTTAagtttgaaatttataatagaGAATACTAATAACCCATTCTTCAAAATGAGTGAGCATATCCACCTTGGATCTCGGTGATGTTACtgtttagtttaatttaatttaagtatataaaacaCTAATTTATGTTCATACATATGTTGAAACACATTTAACATGATCGGTTAACAAAtactacatatatatttgaGTTTTTTATTTGTCTCACTCACATACAATGGACCCGGTTTTGGAAATATTAAGTATTTACTTCTCATTTAAAACTATCATTTAATCTCaaatttgaatatgattttgaaTTGAAAGGGATAGTTTTTATTAGTAACCCCGCGAGGACTTCTGCTTGTATACAAAATGAACTATTTTATCAAATAACAAGCGAAGAGAAAAGGAGTAACAACTATTTGAATTTATCAATTTTGGATCCTGATTGTTTCAATTATTTAGAGACTTAAATATATTAAGCGAAACAAATCGATGCTTACATCATGGTTAAGATGATTACTTAACTCGTATCTACCCAGcctataattattttctaaatttttattttcacttataaagtttctattttaaataaaacaagagGAATTTATTAAATACCATTAGTAGTCTGCAAATCTAACAAAACAAGACGCTAAAAACGTAAAattaaccataaaaaaaaacttattcttcTGAATTAATCCACGTGGAAATGCAAAGGAAGGTTAGATTAAAAGTGCCTAAAGTCAGGAGCCACgtggttattattattattactgatTAAGAACTCTTCACCGTTGGATCTGATATCCATCACGAGATTCTCACACCGAAGCTGACTCATCAAATGCTCGTCTCTCATCTCCTTCTGTCGCCGCAGCTCCATCACTTTCCGGTGAGAGTTCGAGTGCCTCGTCATCACGAACGTCGGGCTCGAAGCAGGCCTGTACTCCGGCACGAGCCTTCCTGACTTGTACCGTACTCCGCACGCGTTGCACAGCGTCTTAGGTCCCATCGGCCCCGTCCGCCACTGCGGCGTCTTATCCGTCGCGCAGTGCAGACACCGTCTCTCTCCAACTTCGCCTTCGAGTTCTCCGGTGCTGCCGTCGTGTTCTTTAACTCTGAGCTGTTTCTTCTTCGGGTAGGACTCGTCGGAGCCGGCGAGAAGACGGGAAGCCCACGTGGAGGCTGCAGAGCGTGGTCTCTTGCTTCTTGCTTTGGCGGGAACGGAAACATTCGAGTCGTCAGTGTCGGTGGGGATAAAGATTTGATCCAACTCAGGTTCGGGTTCCGGTtctggtttggtttgggttaaACCGGTGGTTTGAGGTTTTTGTAAGCCGGACAGTAACTGAAGCTTGTCTTGGTCTTCTTTTGAGAATGATTCTTCCACGAAGTTCGATAACCATTCAAGTTCAGCTAAATCCTCACACTGATAAGTGAAAGTgataatcaaaagaaaaaaataacattatttcaaatataaaaatatattgccTAATTAAGAAAGTATAATCatgaaaaaatcatatttataaattatgatttttttttccttttcaagaATTAATAAATCAACATGGTAGAGGTTAGAGCCCTTCTTGAAATGAAATGGAAACTTACCGGAACACAAAGGTCGTCGGAGAACACGCTGCCGTCGGTGTAAAGCGACGAGGAGGAGTTGGAGCTATCAGCAAGAGTACCGGCGGAGATGGTGGAAGAATCAGGAAAGGGTTCAAGTCCGTCGTCAGGTTGGCCGTTGTCGTTAGAAAAGTCAAGAAGGTCGTCGACGACGAAAGAGTCAGAGTTACCGGCGACGAGGAAGAGCTCCGGGgtaagttgttgttgttgttgttgttccaTTGGTGCAAGAAAATAGAAGGTTATTAGTGTAAATAAATGAAAGAGAAAGTAAAGGTGAGAGAGCCTTTTTTGGGAGGATGTGAGCGAAGAATGTaacggagagaaagagaaggagagaggTCTATTTTTGGGGAGGGGGGAGTGATGTTAGAGAAAGGTATGGTTCATGTGACATGAGAACGAGACAGAAGACAGCTAAATCAGAGGAACTTTGACTATTGAGTTATACTCctcctttctcttttttttcttgtattattaaatgatacaaGTACAATCAACTAAAATATCTCTAGGGACATTTGCTTAAACACAAGGGAAGGTGAATcccaacaaaaaatatattaaccattttCATAGAGTACACAAACCAACAAAGATGTCGACTGGAACCACCGTTGGTTGATTCAATTCATTGGAAGTTTTCGTATAAATATAATTCTTTGTGTTGTCATATCCCTTTGCAGCCTTTTAAGCTATATGAATTTTCTAACTGTGTCGAGAATGACAATATACTATGCTTTAGCAATGGAGAAAGCAACCACATGACACAAATTTCACTTCCGACTTTTACTGTTTTATTACCCGGTTgtgaaaacaaaacattaattg
The Brassica napus cultivar Da-Ae chromosome A1, Da-Ae, whole genome shotgun sequence DNA segment above includes these coding regions:
- the LOC106371127 gene encoding GATA transcription factor 9-like is translated as MEQQQQQQLTPELFLVAGNSDSFVVDDLLDFSNDNGQPDDGLEPFPDSSTISAGTLADSSNSSSSLYTDGSVFSDDLCVPCEDLAELEWLSNFVEESFSKEDQDKLQLLSGLQKPQTTGLTQTKPEPEPEPELDQIFIPTDTDDSNVSVPAKARSKRPRSAASTWASRLLAGSDESYPKKKQLRVKEHDGSTGELEGEVGERRCLHCATDKTPQWRTGPMGPKTLCNACGVRYKSGRLVPEYRPASSPTFVMTRHSNSHRKVMELRRQKEMRDEHLMSQLRCENLVMDIRSNGEEFLISNNNNNHVAPDFRHF